In Devosia beringensis, a single window of DNA contains:
- a CDS encoding sensor histidine kinase, with protein MSRTKTNKLERKLTFRMVQVQILGLLLFFGACVFPLVVYPIYRELGDAKTLDITVSEPFAQSLRPADGGTIVVTPTAALQQLIATYPDIWFHARTAAGATVSIGAMPPIYRAIAETSWDFESFDARTVNSGKGGIGLRTEPSAAGMVRIMTGNGPVISAVNIIGWVLGALAAGIAVTVVIVSAVVIPIVVRREMRGLNAAAAQARLIHSHARGARLSLDDVPDEVAPLVLSVNDALTRLDQSYAARERFLADSAHELRTPIAIMQTRIEAEDPFPAQTRLLVDVARLSSLADQLLDLQRMDLTGTRFGPVDLNEVASEVVGDLAPLANAAGYELSLIAADAPVVVDGDTGSLVRALTNIVQNAVAYGGQHGEILVQVDRNGSMAISDEGPGIARHERDRVLEPFYRVTHTTRGTGLGLNLVDMIIRRHQGHLSLGDAASGGAMFVISLPLKSA; from the coding sequence ATGAGCCGGACAAAAACCAACAAGCTTGAACGCAAGCTCACCTTTCGCATGGTCCAGGTGCAGATCTTGGGGCTGCTGCTGTTCTTCGGCGCCTGCGTCTTCCCGCTGGTCGTCTACCCGATCTACCGCGAACTCGGCGACGCCAAGACCCTGGACATCACGGTCAGCGAGCCGTTTGCGCAGAGCCTTCGACCAGCCGATGGTGGCACGATCGTGGTGACGCCAACCGCGGCCCTGCAGCAACTCATCGCCACCTATCCAGACATCTGGTTCCACGCCAGGACGGCGGCCGGCGCCACTGTCAGCATCGGCGCCATGCCGCCGATCTACCGTGCGATTGCCGAAACGTCCTGGGATTTTGAGAGCTTTGACGCCAGAACGGTGAACAGCGGCAAAGGCGGCATCGGGCTGCGCACCGAGCCATCCGCAGCGGGCATGGTGCGCATCATGACAGGCAATGGGCCAGTGATCAGTGCGGTCAACATTATCGGTTGGGTTCTGGGCGCGCTCGCGGCCGGCATTGCCGTGACGGTGGTGATCGTCAGCGCCGTGGTCATCCCCATCGTGGTGCGACGCGAAATGCGGGGCCTGAACGCCGCCGCCGCGCAGGCACGGCTTATTCACAGCCATGCCCGCGGCGCCCGTCTCTCGCTTGACGACGTGCCCGACGAGGTCGCGCCGCTCGTGCTCTCGGTCAATGATGCGCTGACGCGTCTCGACCAGTCCTACGCCGCGCGGGAGCGGTTTCTCGCTGATTCCGCCCATGAATTGCGGACGCCGATTGCCATCATGCAAACCCGCATCGAAGCCGAGGATCCGTTTCCGGCCCAGACGCGGCTGCTCGTCGACGTAGCCCGCCTGTCCAGCCTTGCCGACCAATTGCTGGACCTGCAGCGCATGGATCTGACCGGCACGCGCTTCGGCCCTGTCGACCTCAACGAGGTGGCCAGCGAAGTCGTGGGGGATCTGGCGCCACTGGCCAATGCCGCCGGCTATGAGCTGTCGCTGATCGCTGCCGATGCCCCCGTGGTCGTCGACGGCGACACGGGTAGTCTCGTGCGGGCGCTGACCAATATCGTGCAGAACGCCGTCGCCTATGGCGGTCAGCACGGGGAAATCCTCGTGCAGGTGGATCGCAATGGCAGCATGGCCATAAGCGACGAGGGGCCGGGCATCGCCAGGCACGAACGCGATCGCGTCCTCGAGCCCTTCTATCGCGTAACCCATACGACGCGCGGCACCG